One Glycine soja cultivar W05 chromosome 2, ASM419377v2, whole genome shotgun sequence genomic region harbors:
- the LOC114391315 gene encoding bZIP transcription factor 50 produces MDELEETLLTQIDWESFLDDIPELNVDDFLQDDNAVPVVTDNHSSPNDDPVLSEIENMLMTQAENDAVVLPETPSSEAGYYKLFEEILVEEPKEGPVSPPSKIESEEGSDKDKTDDAASDEPMSKKLKRQLRNRDAAVRSRERKKLYVKNLEMKSRYLEGECRRLGHLLQCCYAENNALRLCLQLRGTYGASMTMQESAVLLLEPLLLGSLLWCMGIICHLSLPLMLWVAAVLPRENIEQKGLRRVTQKGSESKISECFQMQSFLKSRKSRASRTKMKFNFIVF; encoded by the exons ATGGACGAATTAGAAGAAACCCTACTCACCCAAATCGACTGGGAATCGTTCCTCGACGACATACCTGAACTTAACGTCGATGATTTTTTGCAGGACGACAACGCCGTTCCTGTTGTTACCGACAATCATTCCTCCCCGAACGACGACCCCGTTTTGTCCGAGATCGAGAACATGCTCATGACGCAGGCCGAAAACGACGCTGTCGTTTTGCCCGAGACGCCGTCTTCGGAGGCCGGGTATTACAAGCTCTTCGAGGAGATTCTGGTGGAGGAGCCCAAGGAAGGACCCGTGAGCCCGCCTTCAAAAATAGAGTCCGAGGAAGGCTCCGACAAAGACAAGACCGATGATGCTGCTTCCGATGAACCCATGTCGAAGAAATTAAAGAG GCAGTTGAGGAACAGGGATGCTGCTGTGAGGTCAAGGGAGAGGAAGAAGTTGTATGTGAAAAACCTTGAGATGAAGAGTAGGTACCTAGAAGGGGAATGCAGAAGACTGGGGCATTTGCTCCAGTGCTGCTATGCTGAGAACAACGCTTTGCGGCTTTGCTTGCAATTGCGTGGTACATATGGTGCTTCAATGACCATGCAGGAGTCTGCTGTGCTCTTGTTGG AACCTCTGCTGTTGGGTTCCCTGCTGTGGTGCATGGGCATCATATGCCATCTCAGTCTGCCTCTAATGCTGTGGGTTGCAGCAGTACTTCCAAGAGAAAACATCGAGCAGAAGGGCCTAAGAAGGGTAACTCAAAAAGGATCAGAAAGTAAGATCTCTGAGTGTTTCCAGATGCAATCATTTTTAAAGAGTAGAAAAAGCCGAGCTTCAAGAACaaagatgaaattcaattttatagTGTTCTAA